The region GCCTTTTTCACCGCCCTGGCCGATGTGACGACGCGGGGGGCGGTGCCCGTGGCCGTGGGGGGAACGGGGCTGTATCTGGACGCCGTGCTCGGGGGCTACTCCTTTGCGGACGCGCCGGAGAACCCGGAACTGCGCGCCGAACTGGCGGAGCTGGACGAGGACGCGCTCCGCGCGCGGCTGCTGGCCCTGCGCCCCGACCTGCACAACACGACGGACCTGGAGGACCGGGACCGGCTGGTGCGCGCCATCGAGGTCGCCGAGGCGGGCGCGGCCGGTTTGGCGGAGGGGGACGCCGCGGAGACGCCGGCGTTCAACCCGCTGGTCCTGGGCGTGTCCATGGACCGGGAGGTCCTGCGGCGGCGCATCGCGCGGCGGCTCCACGAGCGCATGCACGCGGGGCTCATCGAGGAGGTGGAGGAGCTGCACGCGGCGGGGCATTCCTGGGAGCGGCTGGAGCGCCTCGGGCTGGAGTACCGCTGCGTCTCCCTGTTCATCCAGGGGCGCATCCTCAACAAGAACGACC is a window of Candidatus Hydrogenedentota bacterium DNA encoding:
- the miaA gene encoding tRNA (adenosine(37)-N6)-dimethylallyltransferase MiaA, with the translated sequence MGADVKKTNGLMVLGPTASGKTALGVQIARALNGEILSVDSRQVYRGLDIGSGKDLSEYTTGGKTVPYHLIDIAGLEQEFSVYDFQRAFFTALADVTTRGAVPVAVGGTGLYLDAVLGGYSFADAPENPELRAELAELDEDALRARLLALRPDLHNTTDLEDRDRLVRAIEVAEAGAAGLAEGDAAETPAFNPLVLGVSMDREVLRRRIARRLHERMHAGLIEEVEELHAAGHSWERLERLGLEYRCVSLFIQGRILNKNDLFQKLNSAICQFARRQETWFRRMERRGTVIHWLEQPDFLSAMRVLAQHA